The Shewanella japonica genome has a window encoding:
- a CDS encoding EAL domain-containing response regulator, translated as MTKEIRSVLIVDDQAVIRKIFSKSLGLLGQYTIAEAADGLEAFELIKTNHFDLIFCDLNMPVKDGLYLLQRLIELQYATPIVLFSGEDQSLLNSAKVLATHYHLNILGIVPKPITSDMLQSFIKQAASINMKQYQTPLPDITEHDLKDYIVNGHVKAFFQPQYNLLTNEICGFEALARIVDNGQIILPSQFINKAEETDLIMPLTKAVINDAFQYFSMLKPEYKKLNLSINLSGKLLDDETIPHWLEETAATHGINNDAITCELTETAIPSNPSVMIVALLRLRMMKFKLSIDDFGTGFASLEQLHMLPFNELKIDRCFVADILNNDKSKALFRRSISLAKDLDLLAVAEGVEDFETKQLIIKLGCKVAQGFYFSQPLAAHDIVNEINESGLSFGVNSLEESKL; from the coding sequence GTGACGAAGGAAATACGCTCTGTATTAATAGTTGATGACCAAGCTGTCATCCGAAAAATTTTCTCGAAAAGTCTTGGCCTATTAGGTCAATACACTATTGCAGAAGCTGCCGATGGATTAGAGGCCTTCGAATTAATAAAAACAAATCATTTCGACCTGATATTTTGTGATTTAAATATGCCAGTGAAGGATGGCTTATACCTTTTACAAAGACTCATCGAGTTACAGTATGCTACCCCAATAGTATTATTTAGTGGAGAAGATCAGAGCTTACTTAACTCTGCTAAAGTGCTCGCAACCCATTATCACCTTAATATTCTAGGTATTGTCCCTAAACCAATCACCTCCGATATGCTTCAGTCGTTTATTAAGCAAGCAGCATCAATAAACATGAAGCAGTACCAAACTCCATTGCCAGATATTACCGAGCATGATCTCAAGGATTATATTGTTAATGGACATGTAAAAGCGTTTTTTCAACCACAATATAATCTATTGACCAATGAAATATGTGGTTTTGAAGCATTAGCAAGAATTGTAGACAATGGTCAAATTATCTTGCCTTCACAGTTTATTAATAAAGCCGAAGAAACTGATTTAATCATGCCGTTGACTAAAGCCGTTATCAATGATGCGTTTCAGTATTTTTCAATGTTAAAACCTGAATATAAAAAACTAAACTTATCGATTAATTTATCTGGCAAGTTGTTAGATGATGAGACTATTCCACATTGGCTTGAAGAAACAGCGGCAACGCACGGCATAAACAATGACGCAATAACCTGCGAATTAACTGAAACTGCGATTCCTTCTAATCCGTCAGTGATGATTGTTGCCTTACTGCGTCTTAGAATGATGAAGTTTAAATTATCTATAGATGATTTTGGTACTGGGTTCGCTTCACTTGAACAACTGCACATGTTGCCTTTTAACGAACTTAAAATTGATCGTTGCTTCGTTGCTGACATACTAAACAACGATAAATCTAAAGCCTTGTTTAGACGCAGTATTTCATTAGCAAAAGATTTGGATCTGTTAGCCGTGGCAGAGGGGGTTGAAGATTTTGAAACCAAGCAATTAATCATAAAGCTCGGATGTAAAGTTGCACAAGGTTTCTATTTTAGTCAACCGCTGGCCGCTCATGACATTGTTAATGAGATAAATGAAAGCGGTTTGAGCTTTGGGGTAAACTCGTTAGAGGAATCAAAACTTTGA